GCGCTGGTGCACGAGGGCGACAGCAGACTCGAAGCGCGGATCGGCCAAGTCCTTGTAATAGGCACCGACCTGATAGGCGAGGAACATGCCCTTGTAGACGATGGTCTTCGAGGACAGCGACACCGGGTAGAAGCCGGTCTCCGCACCCTGATAGGCGTCGTAGATACGGTTGGAGATCACCTTGCGGAGCGTGAACAGGCGGCGCTCGAATTCGGCGTTGGTCGCAGCATCGCGACCGGCGCCAATGAAGACCTGCACATGGCGCGGCTCGGTGGCGGCGATATCAGGCGCCTTGGAGAGCGAGGCATTGTCGACCGGCACGTCGCGGAAACCGAGCAGAACCTGGCCTTCTTCCGCCACCACATCGGTGATCACCTTCTTGAAATGATCAACCTGGGTCTCGTCCTGCGGCATGAACAGATAGCCAACTGCATAGTCGCCCGCCTTCGGCAGGGTGACGCCCTGCGCCGCCATTTCCTCGCGGAAGAAGCGGTCCGGAATCTGCACGAGAATGCCCGCGCCATCGCCCATCAGCGGATCGGCGCCGACGGCTCCACGGTGCGTTAGGTTTTCGAGGATGAACAAGCCGTCCTTGACGATTTGATGCGACTTCTGCCCCTTCATATGGGCGACGAAGCCGACACCGCAGGCATCGTGCTCGTTGCGCGGATCGTAGAGGCCCTGTTTTTTCGGGAGACCGGACGTGGCTTTCTCAGCCGTCGTCGCCTCAAGCGCGCGGTTGAGATCCAGTTCCTGTGATGGCGTGAAATCCGTCATCGTCTTCCCTCCTGTTTGGCCCCTTGTCGGGCGATCCTGCAGTCCGGGGCGGGGCCGCGGATATTCCGCATGCTGCACCGGCATTATCGTTGCATGATCCTGATCCGGTCGCAAATGATGCGTCGCACAATCAGGCAGATTGTTCGCGACCGTGGCGATGTGAGCGCAAGCCGTTTTCGGCTGCGACTTTCGATCGTCGGCCATGTGCATCTGGAATGCTTTCACGGCCGGTTCCGGTCTCGAGACCGAAATAGGACAGGCATACTGTCCTATTTCATAGGTTCTATGCCAGAAAGCACCGAGGACCGCAAGAGTACCAATACAAAATAATCGGACAGATTTTGCCAAACATTGCCGATAATTTCATTTTTGAGTAATTTAATTTCGCCAACCAGCATATTTCTTCAATTTGGTTTCAAACTGGTATTGGATTGTCCTTGTCGCAACGAATGGGTTGCGCCGCCTGAACATCGGGTTATGGTCTGCCTCGACCGCATTGGCGGGTGTCATCCACAGGACTGCATTCATGATCTTCTCTTCCGATAACTGGGCTGGCGCCCATCCCATCATTGCCGAAAGCCTTGTCAAGGCGTCCACCGGGTTTGCCTCGGCCTATGGCACCAGCGATCTCGACCGCAAGGTGGAAAAGAAGCTCTCTGAAGTCTTCGAACATGATGTTGCGGTGTTTTTCGTCGGCACAGGCACGGCTGCAAACTCGCTGGCCCTGGCAAGCGCCAACAAGCCGGGTGGACATATATTCTGCCACCGCGAAGCCCATGTGAACGTCGATGAATGCGGCGCACCAGAATTCTTCTCCCACGGGGCGCGCATGGCGCCGGTCGATAGCGAAAACGGCCGGATGGACCCCGCCAAGCTGGAAGCCGAGATCAAGCGCTTTCCACCCGGTTTCGTCCATGGCGGCCAGCCGATGGCCATCACCATGACCCAGGCGACGGAAGCAGGTACTGTCTACGGGGTTGATGAGATCGATGCGATCTCATCCATCGCCCGCCATTATCATCTGCCGCTGCACATGGACGGCGCGCGCTTCGCCAATGCGTTGGTGACGCTTGGCGTCACGCCCGCCGAAATGACTTGGAAACGTGGCGTCGAACTTCTCTCCTTCGGCGGCACCAAAAATGGCTGCTGGTGTGCGGAAGCACTCATTCTTTTCAATCCTGCCCGGGCAGCAGAGATGCACTACCTGCGCAAGCGCTCTGCCCAGCTCTTCTCGAAATCACGCTTCATCGCGGCGCAGTTCGATGCCTATCTGGAGAACGACCTCTGGCTCGATCTCGCGAAGCATTCAAATGGCATGGCAGAGCGTCTCGCCAAGGGCATTGAGGCTTCCACCTCAGCGCGTCTAGCGTGGCCGAGCGGTTCCAACGAGCTTTTTGTCATCCTGAAGAAGACCGTTGCCGAGACGCTGCAGAAGGATGGCGCGGTGTTCTACGACTGGCCGGTGCCGCACCAGCTGGCAAGCTCGGTGACAGCCGATGAAGGCCTCTACCGCCTCGTCACCAGCTTTGCGACAACCGACGCGGATGTGGACGCCTTCCTGAAGCGTCTCTGATCAGGACAATCCTGCGTCGGACCCGATCTGCGGGCGGCCAACGGCAGCCATGATCTCGTCCGACAGCGCCTTGATCAGCGCCGGATCGGCAGCCTTGCGGGCGACGAGCACAAACTCGA
This genomic stretch from Pararhizobium capsulatum DSM 1112 harbors:
- a CDS encoding threonine aldolase family protein, giving the protein MIFSSDNWAGAHPIIAESLVKASTGFASAYGTSDLDRKVEKKLSEVFEHDVAVFFVGTGTAANSLALASANKPGGHIFCHREAHVNVDECGAPEFFSHGARMAPVDSENGRMDPAKLEAEIKRFPPGFVHGGQPMAITMTQATEAGTVYGVDEIDAISSIARHYHLPLHMDGARFANALVTLGVTPAEMTWKRGVELLSFGGTKNGCWCAEALILFNPARAAEMHYLRKRSAQLFSKSRFIAAQFDAYLENDLWLDLAKHSNGMAERLAKGIEASTSARLAWPSGSNELFVILKKTVAETLQKDGAVFYDWPVPHQLASSVTADEGLYRLVTSFATTDADVDAFLKRL